Proteins found in one Hemibagrus wyckioides isolate EC202008001 linkage group LG23, SWU_Hwy_1.0, whole genome shotgun sequence genomic segment:
- the LOC131344565 gene encoding C-type mannose receptor 2-like encodes MKVVHTVLLFAALTEAATCLFTKRYTFVNSALNWNSALKLCRKHFLDLVSINSQTDLINISENPNIAQRWIGLSRSLQETNFTQWSDGSNVEFTNWKSGEPKNSNNYLCVTLYESTFAVENCSKSLPFICYKWIPQIIMVQEMMNWEDALNYCRTHYNDLVSLSTNDDLIAIKKTNLTNPSPSLWTGLRFVNGLWFWVNQEPLGSLVSMSSCPIRPFHCGALKADGYISESRNCSDKMAFICY; translated from the coding sequence ATGAAGGTTGTTCACACCGTCCTGCTCTTTGCAGCTCTAACAGAAGCAGCTACTTGTCTGTTCACTAAAAGGTACACTTTTGTGAACAGTGCTCTGAATTGGAACAGCGCTCTGAAATTATGCAGGAAACATTTTCTGGACCTGGTGAGCATCAACTCGCAGACAGATCTAATTAATATTAGCGAGAATCCTAATATTGCTCAAAGGTGGATCGGCCTGAGCAGGAGCCTGCAGGAGACTAACTTTACCCAGTGGTCTGATGGAAGCAATGTAGAATTTACGAATTGGAAATCTGGTGAGCCGAAGAATTCGAACAATTACCTTTGTGTGACTTTGTACGAATCTACGTTTGCTGTTGAAAATTGTTCAAAGTCTCTGCCGTTCATCTGCTACAAATGGATTCCTCAGATAATCATGGTGCAGGAGATGATGAACTGGGAAGATGCGCTGAATTACTGCAGAACGCACTATAATGACCTGGTAAGCCTGAGCACCAACGATGATCTGATTGCAATCAAGAAAACGAACCTGACTAATCCGTCACCGAGTCTCTGGACAGGCTTACGCTTCGTGAATGGTCTATGGTTCTGGGTGAACCAGGAACCTCTGGGGAGCCTGGTCTCGATGTCCTCATGCCCCATCAGACCATTCCATTGTGGAGCCCTGAAAGCTGATGGTTATATTTCGGAGAGCAGAAACTGCAGTGATAAAATGGCCTTCATTTGCTACTAA